Proteins encoded in a region of the Oscillospiraceae bacterium genome:
- a CDS encoding leucine-rich repeat domain-containing protein, translating into MKRIIAIFMILVFLAGCSVQSVSVWSRPSVPAFEPSTPSKYVKPLKPLPGLVSKIVTAKSGEFEYRLDESGNAVITAWFGNGAILTLPGKLDGHTVKGFGIYGEENGEQALMKIQKIILGSDVSFFPTGLLWRWRESPLSLEVEPQNPYLTVVDGILFNREMTVLYMFPKERTGVYTVPESVKEIGDEAFYHSLLTEITLSKGLERIGHSAFDSSTLTSTQVPETVCYVGNNAFNNCYDLTDIYVLNGDIEMPDSFPVNYNTKIHTSAGSALHKYAFDNYILVETENNQFFSDPYIYTEKTKESATLPDIAVNPSTAGVAP; encoded by the coding sequence ATGAAAAGAATCATTGCGATTTTTATGATTTTAGTGTTTCTGGCCGGCTGCTCGGTTCAATCGGTCTCGGTTTGGTCTCGCCCCTCTGTGCCCGCGTTTGAACCGTCAACTCCATCAAAATATGTGAAACCGCTCAAGCCTTTGCCAGGATTAGTCTCAAAGATTGTAACTGCAAAAAGCGGAGAATTTGAATACCGACTTGACGAATCCGGAAACGCCGTTATTACCGCATGGTTCGGAAACGGCGCAATACTGACATTGCCGGGTAAGTTGGACGGACACACCGTAAAGGGATTTGGCATATACGGGGAAGAAAACGGCGAGCAAGCTCTTATGAAAATCCAAAAAATCATACTCGGGTCGGATGTAAGCTTTTTCCCGACCGGATTGCTCTGGCGGTGGCGGGAAAGTCCACTGTCCTTAGAGGTTGAACCCCAAAATCCCTATTTGACCGTAGTGGATGGGATATTGTTCAATCGCGAAATGACGGTTTTATATATGTTTCCAAAAGAGCGCACAGGCGTTTATACAGTGCCGGAGAGCGTTAAGGAGATCGGCGACGAGGCGTTTTATCATTCTTTGTTGACCGAAATCACCTTATCCAAGGGATTGGAACGAATTGGACATTCGGCGTTTGATTCGAGTACTTTGACTTCAACTCAAGTTCCGGAAACGGTTTGTTATGTTGGCAACAACGCGTTTAATAATTGTTATGATTTAACAGACATTTATGTTCTAAACGGCGATATTGAAATGCCCGACAGCTTTCCGGTGAATTATAATACAAAAATTCACACCTCCGCCGGTTCGGCGCTGCACAAATACGCCTTTGACAATTACATACTGGTCGAGACGGAAAATAATCAATTTTTCTCCGATCCGTATATCTATACCGAAAAGACTAAGGAATCGGCAACGTTGCCCGACATCGCCGTGAATCCCAGCACGGCGGGAGTCGCACCGTAG
- a CDS encoding nitroreductase family protein, with amino-acid sequence MSFNELAWKRKSIRNFKADEVPIEKITLLLDAARSAPSGGNRQPWHFYVIRDAAVKKQIFESSGGQHFISEAPVNIVVCADLGRTSARYGERGRSLYSIQDTAAAIENLLLCAADEGLAACWCGAFDEQAVSDVLNLDKNFRPVAVIPVGYAVNESPKTPRRPIEEITTFIGFDGEAVPKNEPQRIKIEHSNMSGALLNDLNLENSEFSNINMRGFKFSDINLSDGKISDCNLTNMKISNCKLVGFTVNGKRITDLLDKE; translated from the coding sequence ATGAGTTTTAACGAACTCGCATGGAAAAGGAAAAGCATCCGAAATTTCAAAGCGGACGAAGTGCCGATTGAAAAGATTACACTGTTATTGGACGCCGCGCGGTCTGCGCCGAGCGGGGGTAACCGTCAGCCGTGGCATTTCTATGTGATAAGGGATGCGGCAGTCAAGAAACAGATTTTCGAATCCTCCGGCGGACAGCATTTCATTTCGGAAGCACCCGTAAATATCGTCGTTTGCGCCGACCTTGGGAGGACAAGTGCCCGATACGGTGAAAGAGGTCGTAGTTTATATAGCATTCAGGACACCGCCGCCGCGATAGAGAATTTGCTTCTCTGTGCAGCAGACGAAGGCCTTGCCGCCTGTTGGTGCGGAGCATTTGACGAACAAGCCGTTTCGGACGTACTCAATTTGGACAAAAACTTCCGCCCGGTTGCCGTGATTCCGGTCGGATATGCGGTCAATGAATCGCCCAAAACCCCGCGCAGGCCGATTGAGGAAATCACGACTTTCATCGGATTTGACGGCGAAGCTGTTCCGAAAAACGAACCGCAGCGGATTAAAATCGAACATAGCAATATGAGCGGAGCTCTTTTAAATGATTTGAACCTTGAAAACAGTGAGTTTTCCAACATCAATATGCGCGGATTCAAGTTTAGCGATATAAATTTGTCAGACGGCAAGATATCCGATTGTAATTTGACAAACATGAAAATTTCGAATTGCAAACTTGTTGGGTTTACCGTAAACGGGAAGAGGATCACTGATTTATTGGACAAAGAATAA
- a CDS encoding V-type ATP synthase subunit D, producing MPVTNVSPTRMELTLLKRRLTTAKRGHKLLKDKQDELVKKFIELVRQNRELRLEVEKELSAAFGNFVIASAVMSAAGLESALLFPMQSVSVEVSTRNVMSVNTPVFELKRENVETALPYGLAQTSAELDFALERLQAVFVKLIKLAEVEKSCQLMAKEIERTRRRVNALEYVMIPNFMSTIRAITMKLDEADRSTRVNLMKIKQMQGL from the coding sequence ATGCCCGTCACCAACGTAAGCCCGACCCGAATGGAGTTGACCCTGCTCAAGCGACGGCTTACCACCGCAAAACGGGGTCATAAATTGCTCAAAGACAAACAGGACGAACTGGTTAAAAAGTTCATCGAACTGGTACGCCAGAACCGCGAACTGCGGCTTGAGGTCGAAAAGGAGCTCTCGGCTGCATTCGGCAACTTTGTCATCGCCAGCGCAGTCATGAGCGCGGCGGGACTGGAGTCGGCGCTGCTGTTTCCGATGCAGAGCGTTTCGGTTGAGGTCAGCACACGCAACGTCATGAGCGTCAACACGCCCGTGTTTGAATTAAAGCGCGAAAACGTCGAGACGGCGCTGCCTTACGGCCTTGCACAGACCTCCGCGGAACTGGATTTTGCTCTCGAACGGTTGCAGGCGGTGTTTGTAAAATTGATCAAACTGGCCGAGGTCGAAAAAAGCTGCCAGTTGATGGCCAAGGAGATCGAGCGCACCCGCAGGCGCGTCAACGCCCTCGAATACGTCATGATTCCGAATTTTATGTCGACGATTCGCGCAATCACAATGAAGCTCGACGAAGCCGACCGCAGCACGCGCGTCAACCTCATGAAGATCAAGCAGATGCAGGGACTATAA
- a CDS encoding V-type ATP synthase subunit B gives MYKQYQTIREIVGPLMLVEQVEGVKYDELVEITTQDGDKRRGRVLEINRDKALIQLFEGSQSINLRDSSVRFLGKSLQLGVSEDMLGRVFDGLGNPRDGGAPVIAKERLDINGRPINPAARDFPSEFIQTGISSIDGLNTLVRGQKLPIFSGSGLPHSRIAAQIARQAKVLGTDTQFAVVFAAIGITYEEADYFISDFRATGAIDRTVLFMNLANDPAIERVATPRMALTAAEFLAYEMGMHVLVILTDITNYCEALREISAARKEVPGRRGYPGYMYTDLASIYERAGRVRGRTGSITQIPILSMPEDDKTHPIPDLTGYITEGQIILSRDLYRKGILPPVDVLPSLSRLKQKGVGAGKTREDHDGLMNQLFSSYARGKEAKELAVILGEGALSEMDKFYAKFADAFEKRYVGQGETEDRTIDQTLDIGWDLLTIFPKSELKRIKEVYIEKYYPKKD, from the coding sequence ATGTATAAGCAATATCAAACCATCCGCGAAATCGTCGGGCCGCTGATGCTGGTCGAGCAGGTCGAGGGCGTCAAATACGACGAACTGGTCGAGATCACGACGCAGGACGGCGACAAGCGCCGCGGCAGAGTGCTTGAGATCAACCGAGATAAAGCGCTGATCCAGCTGTTCGAAGGTTCGCAGAGCATCAACCTGCGCGACAGCAGCGTACGGTTTTTGGGCAAGAGTTTGCAGCTGGGCGTTTCGGAAGATATGCTCGGGCGCGTTTTCGACGGACTCGGCAACCCGCGTGACGGCGGCGCACCGGTCATCGCCAAAGAGCGGCTCGACATCAACGGCCGCCCGATCAACCCGGCCGCCCGCGACTTCCCGTCCGAGTTCATTCAGACCGGTATCTCGTCGATCGACGGACTGAACACGCTGGTGCGCGGCCAGAAACTGCCGATTTTCTCCGGCTCGGGTCTGCCGCATTCGCGTATCGCCGCCCAAATCGCCCGTCAGGCAAAAGTTTTGGGCACCGATACCCAGTTCGCCGTCGTCTTTGCCGCCATCGGTATCACATATGAAGAAGCCGATTATTTTATCAGCGACTTTCGCGCCACCGGCGCCATCGACCGCACGGTGTTATTTATGAATTTGGCCAACGACCCGGCTATCGAGCGCGTCGCGACCCCGCGTATGGCACTGACCGCCGCCGAATTTTTGGCCTATGAGATGGGCATGCACGTGCTGGTCATTTTGACCGATATCACCAACTACTGCGAGGCGCTGCGTGAAATTTCCGCCGCCCGCAAAGAGGTTCCGGGCCGCCGCGGCTATCCGGGCTATATGTATACCGACCTCGCCTCGATTTACGAGCGCGCGGGCCGTGTGCGCGGACGCACCGGCTCGATCACCCAAATTCCGATTCTGTCGATGCCCGAGGACGACAAAACCCACCCGATCCCGGACTTGACCGGCTATATCACCGAGGGGCAGATCATTTTGTCCCGCGACCTCTACCGCAAGGGCATTCTGCCGCCGGTCGACGTGCTGCCGTCGCTTTCGCGTCTGAAGCAAAAGGGCGTAGGCGCAGGAAAGACCCGTGAGGATCACGACGGTCTGATGAACCAGCTGTTCTCGTCTTACGCGCGCGGCAAAGAAGCCAAGGAACTCGCCGTCATTTTGGGCGAAGGCGCGTTGTCCGAGATGGATAAGTTCTATGCCAAGTTCGCCGACGCGTTTGAGAAACGCTATGTCGGACAGGGCGAAACCGAGGACCGAACCATCGATCAGACCCTCGACATCGGTTGGGATTTGCTGACCATCTTCCCGAAATCCGAGTTAAAGCGTATCAAAGAAGTTTACATCGAGAAATATTACCCGAAGAAGGACTGA